GGACTCTTTCCGCCAATGCTTCCAATTCCTTGTCCCCATCAAATAATAACGGAAAGAAATTACCGTCAAGAACTTTGTCCTGGTCCATTGCGGGAAAGTCTTTCAACGCATCAAGCCTTTCATAACCTGCGGTGTTCCCCAAGGTTTGAAAACTCATCGCATTAAGCACAACCGCTCTCCTGGAACGATCGGATACGTTTTCATAGGAGCCATGCATTGTAAGCGGGTGGTGAAAGCTGGCATATCCCCGTTTTAATTCATTGGCGACACGATTATCGAAACTGGCATTTTGCTCCTCATTTAGTATTTCCCTTACCGCTTCCATTCCGCCGGTAAGCCCGGTGATGGGCAGTAAACCCCATTGATGGCTACCTGGAACAAAATACAGGCAACCATTTTCTTTATTTGCGTCATCCAGGCCGATCCAGCAGGTAAGGTGATGCATTGGTTTGGTAAACGTCCAATATGAATAGTCCTGGTGCCAGGCTACCACACCGCCGTGCCTGGCTGGTTTGCAAAACAGTTGGTCATGAAATAACCGAAATGACTGCCCGAGCAACTGATAGGCCGCCATCCGATATGCCGGCGACCAGAATAAATCATGGAAACCCGGTGTAATGCGCCACCCGCCGATCGCATGGAAAAGCACCCGGTCCGGGTCTTCGGATTCATTGCTTTCGTAGTGATAAAACAGCTCCCGCTCATCGTCGGTCAGAGACTGCAACTTTACCAGCTCTTCGTTGAGAATATCGACTTGCTCATCGGACATTACCTCAATACCACGAACAAAACCATCTCTTTCGAAATCGGCGATCTGCTGTTCGGTGAGCATATACTGTTCCCATTCTTTCGCAGTTTTGGGTTGCACGAAAAGATTGCAGATGGGTTGCCCATAATCTGCAAGATCCAGCGATATTCCATTATTTTGAGTTTGCATAAACGTTCCTTTTGAGAAATATGACAAAACTTAAATGAGTCTATTTTATGAATATTTCCACTATTACCTGTTAAGAATGAAACTGGCAGGTGCGTACGCCCCAAGCGGGAAACTCAATTGCCCGCCTTTGACCGCGATTGCCTTTCCGGTTACCTCGCCGCGCAGATTTACAGGTATTGCAGCAGTATAGGTGTCCCCTCTTGGAAAACTTACCGTGATATTTCCTGACTGCCATCCCTGTTACCCGAGGCTATTCCGGCCTTAATCACTTTCTAATCCTGTAATGGCGAACTTACTTGGTCATTCAAAAAAGACTGTCCTGCCAGAACAGCACGCACACATGCAACAAGCTCCTCAGGACAGCCCTGCTTCGTAAGATAACCTTTCACGCCCATGCGCATGAGAGATCGGCCCAGCTTGTAATCAGGAATTCCACCACACACAATGAAAGATACCAGGGGGTGCGTTTTCATGATTTTTTTCAGAGCGCCCCGGTCTATCTTAGAATGCTCTTCTGACAGGCCAATAATAACTATATCAAAAATATTCACCTGCATGATCCTCTCCAGATCATAAATCGAATCGGTTTCGAGCGTAGCAACGTTGTCGAACCGGCTCTTAAGTGTAATGCGGGTGCCTGTGCGAAATAACCCATGTTCGTCAACAATTATTACGTTCATCATGTCATTGACCTGGCGTTAATGGGGATTCCATCTGAAATCAGTTCTACTCACCACTTCCGGAAAATAGCACTTTTACCCAAGCCAAATTTATCCGCTTCCATCAATGCGACACTACGAAAAAATCCAGACTTTCACCAAACAAATTGAATTCATGTGTAAATAAATTATATTCAGTACAGAATTAATACTACACAAAAGTCGAATGTTAATTAAAAACCCACAAATCGCTGACCTGTGGATTAAGCAATACAATTCCTTATTCTAACTTGCATTCAAGATGGTAGAATGCCGTAATTGTCCAAGTGCAGCTACTGACATGTCCAGGTCTTGTCGGATCATTCAGCATGACCAGCGCCTGGCTCCGATTATCACGGCTAGCAGTAAAAAGTGCCTCTTCATATATAATTGACGCGCGACCTGACTGATTATCAATGCAAACTAATCACCATTTAATCCCACAAATTTCAATAAACTGGCTGCCTTAATTGATATGAAATAGTTTTATAAAGCCCTATAAGTTTATGAAAGCTAAATGATAAATTGCGCGATCACCCTTCGGGTATTTTTCCTCGCCGGTTTCTGAATGCTTATAAAATCATGTTAGTCCAAAAAAGTTATTTCAAA
The genomic region above belongs to Dyadobacter pollutisoli and contains:
- a CDS encoding phytanoyl-CoA dioxygenase family protein, whose protein sequence is MQTQNNGISLDLADYGQPICNLFVQPKTAKEWEQYMLTEQQIADFERDGFVRGIEVMSDEQVDILNEELVKLQSLTDDERELFYHYESNESEDPDRVLFHAIGGWRITPGFHDLFWSPAYRMAAYQLLGQSFRLFHDQLFCKPARHGGVVAWHQDYSYWTFTKPMHHLTCWIGLDDANKENGCLYFVPGSHQWGLLPITGLTGGMEAVREILNEEQNASFDNRVANELKRGYASFHHPLTMHGSYENVSDRSRRAVVLNAMSFQTLGNTAGYERLDALKDFPAMDQDKVLDGNFFPLLFDGDKELEALAERVPKVNQAMLYHNQILKQV